A portion of the Saimiri boliviensis isolate mSaiBol1 chromosome 1, mSaiBol1.pri, whole genome shotgun sequence genome contains these proteins:
- the LOC101040169 gene encoding LOW QUALITY PROTEIN: short transmembrane mitochondrial protein 1 (The sequence of the model RefSeq protein was modified relative to this genomic sequence to represent the inferred CDS: deleted 1 base in 1 codon), whose amino-acid sequence MFRLIDWWLRPACRAAVTLHAPLPSLLMIVLQLLPGFSLASVAGMYLAQSYDAPNLAKKLKEIKKDLMSGRKKPPSS is encoded by the exons ATGTTCAGACTTATCGACTGGTGGCTCAGACCAGCCTGCAGAGCTGCAGTCACCCTTCatgcccccctcccctccctgctgaTGATCGTGCTCCAGCTCCTACCTGGGTTCAGTTTGGCCAGCGTGGCTGGAATGTATCTGGCTCAGAGCTATGATGCACCAAACCTGGCt aaaaaactcaaagaaattaaaaaggacttGATGTCAGGAAGAAAGAAACCCCCTAGTTCGTGA